A part of Microbulbifer sp. MI-G genomic DNA contains:
- a CDS encoding capsular polysaccharide biosynthesis protein, with amino-acid sequence MPVVGYCSLGLRRLKNLDQFLRAQCRYIPFYPGNEITHMVGWGLKDTAIKARKIANKYHLPYICIEDGFLRSLGLGVEGSLPHSLVVDNTGIYYDATQVSDLENLIKEADFSQENIKRANRGIELLKHYRLSKYNNSTDLPLSWLGKPRRVLVVDQTYNDISVQAGYGSRQQFYTMLDSAIRENPDAEILVKIHPDVIVGKKKGYLLSQAHKQGCRVIAEDISPWALFDDIEKVYVVTSQLGFDALIAGKEVHCFGIPFYAGWGLTKDRQKLNRRNVSRSLAQIFFAAYYLYCRYINPYTGRPCKFEDTVRLIAEQKRMFSHLNGRWVGVGFSSWKRRFIADFLERRKNIQFISDFQKIHKATEGVNALVWASSVTEELRNSCEKSELNLWQAEDGFLRSVGLGADLVAPISLVFDARGIYFNAHCSSDLEVLLNKTEFSLTLINRARKLQKMILEKGISKYNVGSSGGLDSFSFPRDRKIILVPGQVESDASIAFGSPRIKSNQSLLEKVRSENPDAYILYKPHPDVEVGARLGALQPDSEAVYDHLIQNIEMSVLLKQVNEVHTLSSLTGFEALLRGLKVVTYGLPFYAGWGLTDDKLLTGDVLAGIDLEAFKARRSRRLTLDELIAGTLILYPFYIDPSSGEYIDVETAVELLDNNRNTIGPAGVIQKIYRWYRNKYLFK; translated from the coding sequence GTGCCTGTAGTTGGTTATTGCTCCCTCGGCTTGCGTCGTTTGAAAAATCTGGATCAGTTTCTCAGGGCACAGTGCCGCTATATCCCCTTTTACCCTGGTAATGAAATAACCCATATGGTTGGTTGGGGGCTCAAGGATACTGCAATTAAAGCGCGAAAAATCGCCAATAAATATCATTTGCCTTATATCTGTATTGAGGATGGATTTTTACGTTCTTTGGGGCTTGGTGTTGAAGGTTCACTGCCCCATAGCCTTGTAGTGGATAATACGGGAATTTATTATGATGCCACGCAAGTCAGTGACCTGGAAAACCTTATCAAAGAGGCGGATTTTAGCCAAGAGAATATTAAGCGAGCGAATAGGGGAATAGAGCTTCTCAAGCATTATCGCCTGTCAAAGTATAATAACTCTACAGATTTGCCCTTAAGCTGGCTCGGCAAGCCAAGGCGCGTGCTGGTGGTGGACCAAACATATAATGATATCTCTGTACAGGCTGGCTATGGCTCCAGGCAACAGTTTTATACAATGTTGGATTCCGCAATACGGGAAAATCCCGATGCAGAAATTCTTGTAAAGATACACCCGGATGTAATTGTTGGCAAGAAAAAGGGATACTTGCTCAGCCAAGCTCACAAGCAGGGTTGTCGCGTAATTGCAGAAGATATTTCCCCCTGGGCATTATTTGATGATATAGAAAAGGTCTATGTCGTCACTAGCCAGTTGGGCTTTGATGCATTGATTGCCGGCAAAGAGGTGCACTGCTTTGGTATTCCCTTTTATGCGGGATGGGGATTAACCAAAGACCGTCAAAAATTGAACCGTCGAAATGTCTCTCGTTCCCTGGCTCAGATTTTTTTTGCAGCCTATTATCTCTATTGCCGCTATATCAACCCTTATACTGGCCGCCCTTGCAAATTTGAGGATACTGTCCGTTTAATTGCGGAGCAAAAACGCATGTTCTCCCATTTGAATGGACGTTGGGTAGGGGTAGGTTTCTCATCCTGGAAGCGGCGGTTTATTGCTGATTTTTTGGAGCGGCGTAAAAATATACAGTTTATAAGTGATTTTCAGAAAATACACAAGGCCACTGAGGGCGTGAATGCGCTTGTATGGGCCAGCAGTGTTACGGAAGAATTACGCAACAGCTGTGAGAAGTCCGAATTAAACCTCTGGCAGGCTGAAGATGGATTTCTGCGCTCAGTTGGTTTGGGTGCAGATCTGGTTGCTCCTATATCATTGGTATTTGATGCAAGAGGGATATACTTTAATGCACACTGTTCCAGTGATTTAGAGGTATTGTTGAATAAAACAGAATTCTCTCTTACGCTAATTAATCGTGCTAGAAAATTACAAAAAATGATTCTTGAAAAGGGTATCAGTAAATATAATGTTGGAAGCTCTGGTGGGTTGGACTCTTTTAGTTTTCCCCGAGATCGAAAAATCATACTGGTGCCAGGGCAGGTTGAGAGTGATGCATCGATTGCTTTTGGATCACCGAGAATAAAAAGCAATCAATCTCTGTTGGAAAAGGTCAGGTCTGAAAACCCCGATGCCTATATACTCTACAAGCCCCATCCAGATGTTGAAGTAGGAGCTCGTTTGGGAGCACTGCAGCCTGACTCAGAGGCAGTTTATGATCACTTGATTCAAAATATCGAAATGTCTGTATTGCTCAAGCAGGTAAATGAAGTTCATACATTGAGTTCTTTGACAGGGTTTGAGGCATTATTGCGTGGCCTGAAAGTAGTAACCTATGGATTGCCTTTTTATGCAGGATGGGGCCTAACAGACGATAAACTCCTCACTGGCGATGTTTTGGCTGGCATTGATCTTGAAGCCTTCAAAGCCAGAAGAAGTCGAAGGCTGACTTTGGATGAACTAATCGCCGGAACCCTGATTCTCTATCCATTTTATATAGATCCCTCTTCGGGAGAATATATTGATGTTGAGACAGCGGTAGAGCTGCTGGATAATAACAGGAATACAATAGGTCCAGCCGGGGTTATTCAGAAAATCTATCGTTGGTACCGGAATAAATATCTGTTCAAATAG
- a CDS encoding glycosyltransferase family 1 protein translates to MKCWHFFLFFYLNLDVLVLEKNIQYFVVEEGGNPSTDYFVLPYLHKNKIQFERVSFGQIPSKEKIKGATILFVRYVPPAWKAVIEKYRSSISTIYLFMDDDLLSWRAFNGMPLRYQAKLLRYSWFNQQWLRSIGAKLLVSTPWLQQKYTEWEPILLKAQPINFEVDEPQTVFYHGSASHYKDLCWLYPIIEESLKRNQNMIFEVIGDKRVNKLFRSLPRVQVLYPMKWPAYRSLIRRPGRHIGLAPLLDTPFNRARSHTKFFDITQAGAVGIYTEGSVYATVVRHEENGLLLPMEPEVWVEAILRLAEDQGLRQRMLEEARQCL, encoded by the coding sequence TTGAAGTGCTGGCATTTTTTTCTGTTTTTTTATTTAAATCTTGATGTTTTGGTTTTGGAGAAAAATATCCAATATTTTGTTGTGGAGGAGGGAGGGAATCCCTCTACAGATTATTTTGTGCTTCCCTACTTGCATAAAAATAAAATACAATTCGAGCGTGTATCGTTTGGCCAGATTCCTTCAAAAGAAAAAATTAAAGGGGCAACCATTCTTTTTGTACGCTATGTGCCCCCAGCTTGGAAGGCTGTGATCGAAAAATATCGGAGTTCTATTTCCACAATTTACCTTTTTATGGACGATGATCTGTTGAGCTGGCGAGCCTTTAACGGCATGCCGTTGCGATACCAGGCCAAACTCTTGCGTTATAGTTGGTTCAATCAACAATGGCTGCGATCTATAGGTGCTAAACTGCTGGTGTCTACCCCCTGGCTACAACAGAAATATACAGAATGGGAACCAATCCTGCTGAAGGCACAGCCTATTAATTTCGAAGTCGATGAACCGCAGACTGTTTTTTACCATGGTTCTGCTTCACACTATAAAGATCTGTGCTGGCTATATCCGATCATTGAGGAATCCTTAAAAAGAAACCAAAATATGATTTTTGAGGTCATAGGTGACAAAAGGGTTAATAAGCTCTTTCGCAGTTTGCCCAGGGTCCAAGTACTGTATCCAATGAAATGGCCGGCATACCGGTCTTTAATTCGGCGGCCTGGCCGCCATATAGGTTTGGCACCCTTGCTTGATACCCCTTTCAACCGGGCAAGATCACACACCAAGTTTTTTGATATTACCCAGGCGGGCGCCGTGGGAATATACACAGAAGGTTCTGTTTATGCCACAGTGGTCAGGCATGAGGAAAATGGTTTGTTATTACCAATGGAACCAGAGGTCTGGGTAGAAGCCATATTACGCTTGGCAGAAGATCAAGGCTTGCGTCAGCGTATGTTAGAGGAGGCACGACAGTGCCTGTAG